One part of the Alistipes onderdonkii genome encodes these proteins:
- a CDS encoding S46 family peptidase has protein sequence MKKLFLLIAAACVSLTAAADEGMWMLPYLQKMNIRDMKARGCKLSAEDIYSINKSSLKDAIVIFGGGCTGEIVSPDGLLFTNHHCGYGSIQSLSSVEHDYLKNGFWAMSRQEEIPAPGLKVRFIRSISDVTADILGNVPSTAGQQEYERITSENIAGLTASLQEANPGMVVEVKPFFEGNQYFAFVIEVYTDVRLVGTPPTSIGKFGGDTDNWMWPRHTGDFSVFRVYAGQDNRPADYSPENRPYKAEKFLKISLDGYKEGDFAMIMGFPGSTQRYMTSYEIDDMLNVSNPNRIFIRGERQAILKEDMAASDKVRIQYASKYATSSNYWKNSIGKSRGILKLGVKERKQQQEAAFQAWAEKNTLPEEGYIDALPKIREAIEGLAGIDDNRQYLEEAFLRAVEILTPAKMFDGRTEIKYPEEARKAMAGWYKDYNAPTDRKVAKRMLKIAREHMTDLPSFYTEIVDKEFNGDTDAYVDYIFDNSLFTSQEKVDELIGSFSADKYAADPIAPFVKSVWEKYNALSQARKPIVEKYYEGSRKYVAGLMLQNPKKAWASDANFTLRLTYGRVLPYSPADGIEYNYYTTLKGVMEKENPQNPTEFTVPEKLKELYAARDFGRYANAGGELPVAFLADCDITGGNSGSPVMNARGALLGLAFDGNWEAMSGDVAFEPDLQRTISVDIRYVLFIIDKYAGAGWLLDELVFE, from the coding sequence ATGAAGAAACTGTTTTTACTGATTGCAGCGGCGTGCGTGTCGCTGACCGCGGCGGCAGACGAAGGCATGTGGATGCTGCCTTACCTGCAGAAAATGAATATCCGGGACATGAAGGCGCGCGGATGCAAACTTTCGGCCGAGGATATTTACAGCATCAACAAATCTTCGCTCAAGGATGCGATCGTCATTTTCGGCGGTGGCTGCACGGGCGAGATCGTTTCGCCCGACGGCCTGCTGTTCACCAACCACCACTGCGGCTACGGGTCGATACAATCCCTGTCGTCGGTCGAACACGACTATCTGAAGAACGGCTTTTGGGCCATGTCGCGCCAGGAGGAGATTCCTGCCCCGGGGCTCAAGGTGCGTTTCATCCGTTCGATCAGCGACGTGACTGCGGATATTCTGGGCAACGTGCCTTCCACGGCCGGGCAGCAGGAGTACGAACGGATCACCTCGGAGAATATCGCCGGCCTGACCGCTTCGCTGCAGGAGGCCAACCCCGGCATGGTGGTCGAGGTCAAGCCCTTCTTCGAAGGGAACCAGTATTTTGCCTTCGTGATCGAGGTCTATACCGACGTGCGCCTGGTGGGAACGCCCCCTACGTCGATCGGCAAGTTCGGCGGAGACACCGACAATTGGATGTGGCCGCGCCATACAGGCGATTTCTCGGTGTTTCGCGTCTATGCCGGACAGGATAATAGGCCGGCGGATTATTCGCCCGAAAACCGTCCTTACAAGGCCGAGAAGTTCCTCAAGATTTCGCTCGACGGTTACAAGGAGGGGGATTTCGCCATGATCATGGGGTTCCCGGGTTCCACGCAGCGTTATATGACTTCGTATGAGATCGACGACATGCTGAACGTTTCGAATCCCAACCGGATCTTTATCCGCGGCGAGCGCCAGGCGATCCTGAAGGAGGACATGGCTGCCAGCGACAAGGTACGTATCCAGTATGCTTCGAAATACGCCACGTCGTCGAACTACTGGAAGAATTCGATTGGCAAGTCTCGCGGCATCCTCAAACTGGGTGTCAAGGAGCGCAAGCAGCAGCAGGAAGCTGCCTTCCAGGCGTGGGCCGAGAAGAATACGCTGCCCGAGGAAGGGTATATTGACGCGCTGCCGAAAATCCGAGAAGCGATCGAGGGGCTGGCCGGCATCGACGATAACCGCCAGTATCTGGAAGAGGCTTTCCTGCGTGCGGTCGAAATACTGACCCCTGCAAAAATGTTCGACGGGCGGACGGAGATAAAGTATCCCGAAGAGGCCCGAAAGGCGATGGCCGGTTGGTATAAGGATTACAACGCCCCGACCGACCGGAAGGTGGCCAAGCGCATGCTGAAGATCGCCCGCGAGCACATGACCGACCTGCCGTCGTTCTATACGGAGATCGTGGATAAGGAATTCAACGGCGATACGGATGCCTATGTGGATTATATTTTCGATAATTCGCTCTTTACATCGCAGGAAAAGGTCGATGAGCTGATCGGTTCGTTTTCTGCCGATAAATATGCCGCCGACCCCATTGCCCCGTTTGTGAAATCGGTGTGGGAGAAGTATAATGCGCTTTCTCAGGCACGCAAGCCGATCGTGGAGAAATATTACGAGGGAAGCCGTAAATACGTGGCGGGGCTGATGCTCCAAAACCCGAAAAAGGCGTGGGCTTCGGATGCCAACTTCACGCTGCGCCTGACCTATGGCCGCGTGCTGCCCTATTCGCCTGCCGACGGCATCGAATACAACTACTATACGACGCTCAAGGGCGTGATGGAGAAGGAAAACCCGCAGAACCCCACAGAGTTCACCGTGCCCGAAAAACTCAAGGAGCTTTATGCGGCACGCGATTTCGGCCGTTATGCCAATGCCGGAGGCGAACTTCCGGTGGCGTTCCTTGCCGACTGCGATATTACGGGCGGCAATTCGGGTTCGCCCGTGATGAATGCCAGGGGTGCACTGCTCGGGCTGGCTTTCGACGGCAACTGGGAAGCCATGTCGGGAGATGTAGCTTTCGAGCCCGATCTGCAGCGTACGATATCGGTCGATATCCGCTACGTGCTGTTCATCATCGACAAGTACGCGGGCGCAGGATGGCTGCTCGACGAGCTGGTGTTCGAATAG
- the polA gene encoding DNA polymerase I, producing the protein MKKLFLVDAYALIFKYYYAFLGRPMRNRAGMNTSVVFGFVKFLRDIQKRERPDLLGVAFDPKGGSFRREIFPEYKANRAETPEDILLSVPYVKRVLEAMCIPILEVEGYEADDVIGTLSQKGVEAGYEVFMVTPDKDYGQLVRDNCKIYKQKGAEGSIEIVDREAIRGKYGIDDPSLVRDILALWGDASDNIPGVPGIGEKSACKLVQEWGTVENILDNVSKIKGKQGEKIAEWGDKLRLAKTLTTICLDVPIPFREEDLTVCEPHIDELKALFAELDFKAFMNDLTNLAPPEEQPEGPRQEAQTQLAEMARAKSAAAKRAALVGQGNLFGDPVVDMPAAEVPVAELQAEADAMQFKTAQTTPHDYRLVENASQLREVVAEVGKYGEFCFDTETTGFDIFNDRIVGMSLAVKPFEAWYIPFKEENTAEYTQIVRPLFEDEGIAKIGQNIKFDLMVLRRLGLDIRGRKYDTMILHYLLDPESRHNMNALSEKYLNYKPIEIETLIGKGSKQLTMDLVNVERVKEYAAEDADVTLQLKHVLYPQVEKIGLQHLYFEVEEPMIAVLADIEMAGVRIDSGALAEYSVELSRRLAELEAAIRAEAGESTLNINSARQLGEVLFAKMRIAEKPKMTKTKQFCTDEDYLQTFARKHRIVDLILEYRGVKKLLSTYVEALPQLVNRTTGRIHTSFNQAVTATGRLSSTNPNLQNIPVREEMGRRIRRAFIPSDSDHLLLSADYSQVELRLMAHLSGDESLIAAFAHGEDIHAATAAKLFNKTLDEVTSEERRRAKTANFGIIYGISAFGLSQRLEIPRKEAKDIIDGYFESYPKVKEYMDNVVARAKEEGFVSTIFGRRRYLNDISSHNAVARGLAERNAVNAPIQGSAADIMKIAMINVHRRFAAEGIRSKVILQVHDELVVDMLRSEQERVAAIVTECMESAAALKVRLVVDYGVGDNWLEAH; encoded by the coding sequence ATGAAAAAACTGTTTCTCGTCGACGCCTATGCGTTGATCTTCAAGTATTACTATGCCTTTCTGGGGCGTCCCATGCGCAACCGGGCCGGCATGAATACCTCCGTGGTATTCGGCTTCGTAAAGTTCCTGCGCGACATCCAGAAGCGTGAGCGACCCGACCTGCTGGGCGTGGCGTTCGACCCCAAGGGCGGCAGCTTCCGCCGGGAGATATTTCCCGAGTACAAGGCCAACCGTGCCGAGACGCCCGAGGACATCCTCCTCTCCGTCCCCTATGTCAAGCGTGTGCTGGAAGCCATGTGCATCCCGATCCTCGAAGTCGAGGGTTACGAGGCCGACGACGTGATCGGCACGCTGTCGCAAAAAGGCGTCGAGGCGGGTTACGAGGTCTTCATGGTGACGCCCGACAAGGACTACGGCCAGCTGGTACGTGACAATTGCAAGATATACAAGCAGAAGGGCGCCGAAGGGAGCATCGAGATCGTCGACCGGGAGGCGATCCGCGGGAAATACGGCATCGACGACCCCAGCCTCGTGCGCGACATCCTCGCACTGTGGGGCGATGCTTCGGACAATATCCCGGGTGTGCCGGGAATCGGCGAGAAGAGCGCCTGCAAACTCGTGCAGGAGTGGGGAACGGTGGAAAATATCCTCGACAACGTCTCGAAGATCAAGGGCAAGCAGGGCGAGAAGATCGCCGAGTGGGGCGACAAACTGCGCCTTGCCAAGACACTGACCACCATTTGCCTCGACGTGCCCATCCCGTTCCGCGAAGAAGACCTCACGGTCTGCGAACCCCATATCGACGAACTCAAGGCCCTTTTTGCCGAATTGGATTTCAAGGCCTTTATGAACGACCTTACGAACCTTGCGCCCCCCGAGGAGCAACCCGAAGGCCCCCGCCAGGAGGCGCAGACCCAGCTTGCGGAGATGGCTCGGGCCAAGTCCGCCGCCGCCAAACGCGCGGCGCTGGTCGGACAGGGCAACCTCTTCGGCGACCCGGTGGTCGACATGCCTGCCGCCGAGGTTCCCGTCGCAGAACTGCAGGCCGAAGCCGATGCCATGCAGTTCAAGACGGCGCAGACCACGCCGCACGATTACCGCCTCGTGGAGAATGCCTCCCAGTTGCGCGAAGTGGTCGCCGAGGTCGGGAAATACGGCGAATTCTGTTTCGACACCGAGACCACGGGGTTCGACATCTTCAACGACCGCATCGTCGGCATGTCGCTGGCCGTAAAGCCGTTCGAAGCGTGGTACATTCCCTTCAAGGAGGAAAATACGGCGGAATATACGCAGATCGTGCGGCCGCTGTTCGAAGACGAAGGGATTGCCAAGATCGGCCAGAACATCAAGTTCGACCTGATGGTGCTCCGGCGCCTGGGGCTCGATATCCGGGGCCGCAAGTACGACACGATGATCCTGCATTACCTGCTCGATCCCGAGTCGCGCCACAACATGAACGCCCTGTCGGAAAAATACCTCAACTACAAGCCTATCGAGATCGAAACGCTGATCGGCAAGGGTTCCAAGCAGCTGACGATGGATCTGGTGAACGTCGAGCGCGTCAAGGAGTACGCCGCCGAAGATGCCGACGTCACCCTGCAACTCAAACACGTGCTCTACCCTCAGGTCGAGAAGATCGGGTTGCAACACCTCTATTTCGAGGTCGAGGAGCCCATGATCGCCGTGCTGGCCGACATCGAGATGGCGGGCGTGCGGATCGACTCCGGGGCGCTGGCCGAATACTCCGTCGAACTGAGCCGCAGGCTGGCCGAACTGGAAGCCGCGATCCGTGCCGAAGCCGGCGAGTCGACGCTCAACATCAACTCGGCACGCCAGCTGGGCGAGGTGCTTTTCGCCAAGATGCGCATCGCCGAAAAGCCCAAGATGACCAAGACCAAGCAGTTCTGCACCGACGAGGATTATTTGCAGACCTTCGCCCGCAAACACCGCATCGTCGACCTGATCCTCGAATACCGGGGTGTCAAAAAATTGCTTTCGACCTATGTCGAGGCGCTTCCCCAGCTGGTCAACCGGACGACGGGGCGTATCCATACCTCCTTCAACCAGGCGGTCACGGCTACCGGGCGCCTTTCGTCCACTAATCCCAACCTGCAGAACATCCCCGTGCGCGAAGAGATGGGGCGCCGCATCCGCCGGGCGTTCATCCCCTCCGATTCCGACCACCTGCTGCTCTCGGCCGATTACAGTCAGGTCGAGCTGCGCCTGATGGCGCACCTTTCGGGCGACGAATCGCTGATCGCGGCCTTCGCCCACGGCGAGGATATCCATGCCGCGACGGCCGCCAAACTTTTCAACAAAACCCTCGACGAAGTGACCTCCGAGGAGCGCCGCCGTGCCAAGACGGCCAATTTCGGCATCATCTACGGCATTTCGGCCTTCGGCCTGAGCCAGCGGCTCGAAATCCCGCGTAAGGAGGCCAAGGACATTATCGACGGTTATTTCGAATCTTACCCCAAGGTCAAGGAGTATATGGACAATGTGGTCGCCAGGGCCAAGGAGGAGGGATTCGTCTCGACGATCTTCGGCCGCCGCCGCTATCTCAACGACATCTCCTCGCACAACGCCGTGGCGCGCGGCCTGGCGGAGAGGAATGCCGTGAACGCCCCGATCCAGGGGTCTGCGGCCGACATCATGAAGATCGCCATGATCAATGTCCACCGCCGTTTCGCGGCCGAAGGCATCCGGTCGAAGGTGATCCTTCAGGTACACGACGAATTGGTCGTCGACATGCTCCGTTCCGAACAGGAGCGCGTCGCGGCCATCGTCACCGAATGCATGGAATCCGCCGCCGCCCTCAAG
- a CDS encoding Mrp/NBP35 family ATP-binding protein produces MEEKIRHLLASLVHPETGQDIVSSGFIEHIASAAGKITVVLRFAKARDPFAVKIKNQAEELLKREFPGQTVLVVIKEGGAAPRPEPKLKTTTGGIAKVIAVASGKGGVGKSTVTANLAVALRNMGFRVGILDADIYGPSQPKMFGVEGYLPDAVQEEGADHIVPAEPMDIRLMSIGFFIKPTDALLWRGAMAVSALKQMIHQTKWGTLDFLLADLPPGTGDVHLSIIGELKIDSAVIVSTPQQVAVADVVRGVEMFRNENVNIPVAGIIENMAWFTPEELPENRYYLFGKGGARRFAEEHGVDFLGEIPIVQSIMEGADEGRPAAGIDPRVEKWYRGIAEKIVEKVMKSC; encoded by the coding sequence ATGGAAGAAAAAATCAGACATCTGCTCGCGTCGCTCGTCCATCCCGAAACGGGGCAGGACATCGTCAGCAGCGGTTTTATCGAGCATATCGCCTCGGCGGCCGGAAAAATCACCGTCGTACTCCGCTTCGCCAAGGCGCGCGACCCGTTCGCAGTGAAAATCAAAAACCAGGCCGAGGAACTGCTCAAACGCGAATTCCCCGGTCAAACGGTACTGGTAGTCATCAAGGAGGGCGGCGCCGCCCCGCGCCCCGAACCCAAGCTGAAGACGACCACGGGCGGCATCGCCAAGGTCATTGCCGTCGCATCGGGAAAGGGCGGGGTAGGCAAATCGACCGTCACGGCCAACCTCGCGGTCGCCCTGCGAAACATGGGATTCCGCGTAGGCATCCTCGACGCCGACATATACGGGCCTTCGCAGCCCAAGATGTTCGGAGTGGAAGGCTACCTGCCCGACGCCGTGCAGGAAGAGGGCGCAGACCATATCGTCCCTGCGGAGCCGATGGACATCCGGCTGATGTCGATCGGGTTCTTCATCAAACCTACCGACGCCCTGCTATGGCGCGGCGCCATGGCCGTCAGCGCCCTGAAACAGATGATCCACCAGACCAAATGGGGGACGCTCGACTTCCTGCTGGCCGACCTGCCCCCCGGAACGGGCGACGTACACCTCTCGATCATCGGGGAGCTGAAGATCGATTCCGCGGTGATCGTCTCGACGCCCCAGCAGGTCGCCGTGGCCGACGTCGTGCGCGGCGTGGAGATGTTCCGCAACGAAAACGTCAACATCCCCGTGGCGGGAATCATCGAAAACATGGCCTGGTTCACCCCCGAGGAACTGCCCGAAAACCGCTACTACCTCTTCGGCAAAGGCGGTGCTCGCCGGTTCGCCGAAGAGCACGGCGTGGATTTCCTGGGGGAAATACCTATCGTACAGTCGATCATGGAAGGAGCCGACGAAGGGAGGCCTGCTGCGGGGATAGATCCGCGCGTCGAAAAATGGTACCGCGGAATCGCGGAAAAGATTGTCGAAAAGGTGATGAAATCGTGTTAG
- a CDS encoding 6-pyruvoyl trahydropterin synthase family protein translates to MAVIRLTKEFSFEAAHALDGYDGPCREIHGHSYRLFVTVKGCPADDDTNPKCGMVMDFGVLKSIVNEEVVSRFDHALVLRATRRDAPLRAVLAERFGNIVTVDYQPTCENMLGDFAARIARRLPLGVELHSLRLHETATSFAEWFAEDNR, encoded by the coding sequence ATGGCAGTGATCAGATTGACAAAGGAGTTTTCGTTCGAGGCCGCACATGCCCTCGACGGATACGACGGGCCGTGCCGTGAGATCCACGGGCATTCCTACCGGTTGTTCGTGACCGTGAAAGGGTGCCCTGCGGACGACGACACGAACCCCAAGTGTGGGATGGTGATGGACTTCGGTGTCCTGAAAAGCATTGTCAACGAGGAGGTCGTTTCCCGTTTCGACCATGCGCTCGTGTTGCGGGCGACACGCCGCGACGCTCCCCTGCGGGCGGTGCTGGCCGAACGCTTCGGCAACATCGTCACGGTGGACTACCAGCCGACGTGCGAAAACATGCTCGGCGATTTCGCGGCACGCATCGCACGCCGCCTGCCCCTGGGGGTGGAACTGCATTCGCTCCGCCTGCATGAGACTGCAACCTCGTTCGCCGAGTGGTTCGCCGAGGACAACCGCTGA
- the nadA gene encoding quinolinate synthase NadA produces MKVDNSAQIRNRIEELKRGKHAVILAHYYTLPEVQEVADFLGDSLALSVKAQSVDAEIILFAGVHFMAETAKVLCPGKKVLIPCPEAGCSLAESCDARDFAAFKARYPGHTVVSYVNTTVGVKALTDICCTSSNALKVVESIPADRPVIFAPDRNLGAYIKKLTGRENMVIWDGACHVHEEFSLEKLLRLKKEHPAARIVVHPECRAYIIEVADFVGSTAAILDYCGRSGADEFIVVTESGILAEMKRRYPGKTFIPAPPDDETCGCNNCKYMKMVTLENICECLEREAPEIVLDEEVRRKAERSILNMINIK; encoded by the coding sequence ATGAAGGTTGATAACTCCGCGCAAATCCGGAATAGGATCGAAGAACTGAAACGCGGGAAACACGCCGTCATACTGGCCCATTACTATACGCTGCCCGAAGTACAGGAGGTGGCCGACTTCCTGGGCGATTCGCTTGCGCTGTCGGTCAAGGCGCAGTCGGTCGATGCGGAAATCATCCTGTTCGCCGGCGTGCATTTCATGGCCGAGACCGCCAAGGTGCTATGCCCTGGCAAAAAGGTGCTCATACCCTGTCCCGAGGCGGGATGCTCGCTGGCCGAATCGTGCGATGCCCGCGACTTTGCGGCCTTCAAGGCCAGGTACCCGGGGCATACGGTGGTTTCGTATGTCAACACCACCGTCGGGGTCAAGGCGCTGACCGATATTTGCTGCACTTCGTCGAATGCCCTGAAGGTCGTGGAGTCGATCCCGGCCGACCGCCCCGTCATCTTCGCGCCCGACCGCAACCTGGGCGCTTACATCAAGAAGCTGACCGGCCGCGAGAATATGGTGATCTGGGACGGGGCGTGCCATGTCCACGAGGAGTTTTCGCTCGAAAAACTGCTCCGGCTCAAAAAGGAGCACCCCGCAGCCCGCATCGTCGTGCATCCCGAATGCCGGGCCTATATCATCGAGGTGGCCGATTTCGTGGGGTCGACGGCTGCGATCCTCGACTATTGCGGCCGCAGCGGGGCCGATGAGTTCATCGTCGTCACCGAATCGGGCATCCTCGCCGAGATGAAGAGGCGCTATCCCGGCAAGACATTTATCCCGGCGCCCCCGGACGACGAGACATGCGGCTGCAACAACTGCAAGTACATGAAGATGGTGACGCTGGAAAACATCTGCGAATGCCTCGAGCGGGAGGCCCCGGAGATCGTACTCGACGAAGAGGTGCGCCGCAAGGCCGAGCGTTCGATCCTGAACATGATTAACATCAAATAA
- a CDS encoding AraC family transcriptional regulator: MKRVLNDLTPLPGNDLFITQYWFDKQTDPPLHFHEDYMLSLTLNVKGTRVTGQSVDNFTEKDLIIIFPRVPHCYKRDEAFAETNCEAVAVQFSRDMPNWQIFETESMLPIRKMLSQPVAGLWFAESVVDRVRDRLLQLPGLRGFASASLFLNILNDLATAGPDETGPIGAPYYEMQPDGNARINKIVQFVEGNYQRKISLEDIGEEVGMSATSVCRFFKKYTHQNLWNYLNGFRIVRAAQMIVETDDPIAEIGMRCGFYNISNFNRAFRERIGSPPGDYRRKFGSTVISPDAKQVEEIGRKLDEMRCGQDSAGGGNPAAKVPAKG; encoded by the coding sequence ATGAAACGTGTCCTGAATGATCTCACCCCGTTGCCCGGCAACGATTTGTTCATCACACAGTATTGGTTTGACAAACAAACCGATCCGCCCCTTCATTTCCACGAGGATTACATGCTCAGCCTGACCCTGAACGTGAAGGGTACACGTGTCACCGGACAATCGGTCGACAATTTCACGGAAAAAGACCTGATCATCATTTTCCCGCGCGTACCGCACTGTTACAAACGCGACGAAGCCTTTGCGGAGACCAATTGCGAGGCCGTCGCCGTGCAGTTCAGCCGCGACATGCCCAACTGGCAGATATTCGAAACGGAATCCATGCTCCCCATCCGGAAAATGCTGAGCCAGCCGGTCGCCGGGCTCTGGTTCGCCGAAAGCGTCGTAGACCGCGTCCGCGACAGGTTACTGCAACTGCCCGGGCTGCGGGGATTCGCATCGGCGTCGCTTTTCCTGAACATACTCAACGACCTGGCCACGGCTGGGCCGGACGAAACGGGGCCGATAGGTGCCCCGTACTACGAAATGCAACCCGACGGCAATGCCCGGATCAACAAGATCGTACAGTTCGTGGAGGGCAATTACCAACGTAAGATCTCGCTCGAAGACATCGGCGAAGAGGTAGGCATGTCCGCGACTTCGGTCTGCCGTTTTTTCAAAAAGTACACCCACCAGAACCTGTGGAACTACCTCAACGGCTTCCGCATCGTGCGCGCCGCACAGATGATCGTCGAGACCGACGACCCGATCGCCGAGATCGGTATGCGCTGCGGGTTCTACAACATCTCGAATTTCAACCGCGCCTTCCGCGAACGCATCGGCTCCCCGCCGGGCGACTACCGGCGCAAGTTCGGGTCGACGGTCATTTCGCCCGACGCGAAACAGGTCGAGGAGATAGGCCGCAAGCTGGATGAAATGCGCTGCGGGCAGGATTCGGCGGGGGGGGGAAATCCGGCGGCCAAAGTCCCGGCCAAGGGCTGA
- the sppA gene encoding signal peptide peptidase SppA, producing the protein MNFIKTFLAAILAFVVGSVLVVFLWIFILLGIAGSMEKSVAVHPESILKLDFSEVLTDAPSSDPFAGFDFATLQSTRMLPLMKALRALEAAKDDPRIKGIYLRMNGNGGVAGSALLEELREAIVDFKQSGKFVVAYNETYSQGQYYLASAADRIYMQPEGAMDWSGLSFNLAFYKGLLDKLDVKAEVFRPTACKYKSAVEPYILSKMSDANREQMQELVNSMWNTIAASVAEARGIDLETLNRITDKLEVSLPEDALEHGFVDSLVYEDQMDDVFAQLGVQSDSDGQYNFITLGEYASQVGADLKNISADQVAVVYADGAIVDGEGFGREVYGNTLAATLAGVRADDKVKAVVLRVNSPGGSALASDVIWREMELLKAEKPVIVSMGSYAASGGYYISCPADVIVADKLTLTGSIGVFGMYLNTIDALKNKLGITFDAVKSNTSAGMGMTSALTPAERASIMRGVDKVYTTFTNNVAQGRNLPLEKVLDIAGGRVWSGDNALGIGLIDTYGGLKTAIAVAADKAGLGDNFRVTEVIEQPTGFAAFISSLNVSIREAMTRSELGVMMKEYKQVQEAASQQGIVMYYPFKLELR; encoded by the coding sequence ATGAATTTTATCAAAACTTTTCTGGCTGCCATCCTTGCGTTTGTCGTGGGATCGGTACTGGTAGTCTTCCTTTGGATTTTCATCCTGCTCGGCATTGCCGGTTCGATGGAGAAAAGCGTGGCCGTACACCCCGAGTCGATCCTCAAACTCGATTTTTCGGAGGTGTTGACCGATGCCCCGTCGAGCGATCCTTTCGCCGGCTTCGATTTCGCGACGCTCCAGTCTACGCGCATGCTTCCGCTGATGAAGGCGCTGCGTGCGCTCGAGGCGGCGAAGGACGATCCGCGGATCAAGGGTATTTACCTGCGTATGAACGGCAACGGCGGAGTGGCGGGTTCGGCCCTGCTCGAAGAGCTGCGCGAGGCGATCGTCGATTTCAAGCAGAGCGGCAAGTTCGTCGTCGCCTATAACGAAACCTACTCGCAGGGGCAGTATTACCTCGCCTCGGCGGCTGACAGGATTTACATGCAGCCCGAAGGAGCTATGGACTGGTCGGGCCTTTCGTTCAACCTGGCGTTTTACAAGGGGCTGCTCGACAAGCTCGACGTCAAGGCCGAAGTTTTCCGCCCCACGGCCTGCAAGTACAAGAGCGCCGTCGAGCCCTATATTCTTTCCAAGATGTCGGATGCCAACCGCGAGCAGATGCAGGAGCTGGTCAATTCGATGTGGAATACCATTGCCGCCTCGGTGGCCGAAGCACGCGGCATCGACCTGGAAACCCTGAACCGGATCACCGACAAACTGGAGGTTTCGCTGCCCGAGGATGCCCTCGAACACGGGTTCGTGGATAGCCTGGTCTACGAAGACCAGATGGACGACGTATTTGCCCAGCTGGGCGTGCAGTCCGATTCCGACGGTCAATACAATTTCATCACCCTGGGCGAATATGCGTCGCAGGTAGGTGCCGACCTCAAGAATATTTCGGCCGACCAGGTGGCTGTCGTCTATGCCGACGGCGCGATCGTCGACGGCGAGGGCTTCGGCCGCGAGGTTTACGGCAATACGCTGGCTGCGACGCTGGCCGGGGTGCGTGCCGACGACAAGGTCAAGGCCGTGGTGCTGCGCGTGAATTCCCCGGGCGGCAGCGCATTGGCTTCGGATGTCATCTGGCGCGAAATGGAGCTGCTCAAGGCCGAGAAACCCGTCATCGTCTCGATGGGTTCCTATGCTGCCAGCGGCGGTTACTATATCTCGTGCCCGGCCGATGTCATTGTGGCCGACAAACTGACCCTGACGGGTTCCATCGGTGTCTTCGGCATGTACCTCAATACCATCGACGCCCTGAAGAACAAGCTGGGCATCACGTTCGACGCCGTGAAGAGCAATACCTCGGCAGGCATGGGCATGACTTCGGCCCTTACGCCAGCCGAAAGGGCTTCGATCATGCGCGGCGTGGATAAGGTTTACACGACGTTCACCAACAACGTGGCGCAGGGGCGCAACCTGCCTCTCGAGAAGGTGCTCGACATTGCCGGCGGCCGTGTATGGTCGGGCGACAACGCCCTCGGCATCGGCCTGATAGACACGTACGGTGGCCTGAAGACGGCCATTGCCGTCGCTGCGGACAAGGCCGGGTTGGGCGACAATTTCCGGGTGACGGAGGTGATCGAGCAGCCGACGGGTTTCGCGGCGTTCATCTCGTCGCTCAACGTCAGCATCCGCGAGGCCATGACCCGCTCGGAACTGGGAGTCATGATGAAGGAATACAAACAGGTGCAGGAAGCTGCTTCGCAGCAGGGGATCGTCATGTATTATCCCTTCAAACTCGAACTGCGCTAA